A single window of Cloacibacillus sp. DNA harbors:
- the lepB gene encoding signal peptidase I: protein MAKPWWRETIETVLWAVVLALILRTFVIQAFWIPSGSMIPTLEIGDRVLVLKFWYSLPTIDPKRGDIVVFKYPVDPRRDFVKRVIGLPGDKVEMKNGVVYINDKESFEPYVKNTDSYNMAPLTVPEDNYFCLGDNRPNSQDGRFWGFVPKNFLRGPAVFRYWPLNRIGLLK, encoded by the coding sequence ATGGCCAAACCTTGGTGGCGTGAAACTATAGAAACTGTTTTATGGGCGGTAGTGCTTGCCCTGATACTTCGTACCTTTGTCATACAGGCATTCTGGATACCGAGCGGTTCGATGATACCGACGCTTGAGATAGGCGACCGCGTGCTGGTGCTCAAATTCTGGTACAGCCTTCCTACGATAGACCCAAAGCGCGGAGACATCGTCGTCTTCAAATATCCGGTAGATCCGAGGCGCGACTTTGTGAAGAGGGTCATCGGCCTTCCCGGCGATAAGGTCGAGATGAAAAACGGCGTCGTCTACATAAACGACAAAGAATCCTTCGAGCCTTATGTAAAAAATACAGACAGCTACAATATGGCGCCGCTCACGGTGCCGGAGGATAATTATTTCTGCCTGGGGGACAACCGGCCCAACTCTCAGGACGGACGCTTCTGGGGCTTCGTGCCTAAAAATTTCCTGCGCGGCCCCGCCGTCTTCAGGTACTGGCCGCTAAATCGGATCGGATTGCTGAAATAG
- the xth gene encoding exodeoxyribonuclease III: MQRIKIATFNVNSVKSRLPILDIWLSSEGAPDVICLQETKCQDAEFPFAFFEERGYHCVFCGMKSYNGVAVISKEKADEAAFGLGEAEEGREESEKARVALVRFGDVTVLNTYIPQGKEIDHPDYQYKLRFIARVRALLEAKCSPEDKVVWVGDLNVAPTDIDVANPKNKKDHVCFHEDVKAALKEAMEWGLVDIFRERLPQEGEYTFWDYRVKDALTRNIGWRIDHILGTQSASSCCTGVHVERSLRAMERPSDHTAVVGIFEF; the protein is encoded by the coding sequence ATGCAGAGGATAAAAATCGCAACATTCAACGTAAATTCAGTCAAGAGCCGTCTTCCGATACTTGATATCTGGCTTTCTTCGGAAGGAGCTCCGGACGTTATATGCCTTCAGGAGACAAAATGCCAAGACGCGGAGTTTCCCTTTGCCTTTTTTGAAGAGAGGGGATACCACTGCGTCTTTTGCGGCATGAAGAGCTACAACGGCGTCGCGGTCATCTCCAAAGAAAAGGCGGATGAGGCGGCCTTCGGGCTTGGCGAGGCGGAAGAGGGGCGCGAGGAGTCTGAAAAGGCAAGAGTGGCGCTCGTGCGCTTCGGCGACGTCACGGTGCTCAACACCTACATCCCGCAGGGCAAAGAGATAGACCATCCCGACTACCAGTATAAGCTGCGCTTTATAGCGCGCGTGCGCGCGCTGCTTGAAGCAAAATGCAGCCCAGAAGACAAAGTAGTCTGGGTGGGCGACCTTAACGTCGCGCCGACCGACATCGACGTCGCCAACCCCAAAAATAAAAAAGACCACGTCTGTTTCCACGAGGACGTAAAGGCGGCGCTCAAAGAGGCGATGGAGTGGGGGCTTGTGGACATCTTCCGCGAGCGCCTTCCCCAAGAGGGGGAATACACCTTTTGGGACTACCGCGTCAAGGACGCGCTTACAAGAAACATCGGCTGGCGCATAGACCATATACTTGGCACGCAGAGCGCCTCATCGTGCTGCACAGGCGTCCATGTGGAACGCTCGCTGCGCGCGATGGAACGTCCGTCGGACCACACAGCAGTGGTGGGGATATTTGAATTTTAG
- a CDS encoding GTPase, translated as MPRTVWYPGHMAKGKRQLEALAKSIDLLIEVRDARAPRLSSSPMLSLFAPKIETLVVLSKADLADEKVTKLWADYLKKGGLPAWPLDLRKGGLTQIRRVLLEKKPSFRDLRMAVVGTPNVGKSMLINQLVGRKAASVGGIPGVTKGVSWFKGLGFLLVDSPGILDPHSDARAHRLISWIGSSRGQVIGNLEEHAKDCIKFLINKGLWDGIEAAWGVKPEGSPAEILEAIGLRLGKLGAGGIVDMESSGRTFLDAFATGKFGRMSLERPEDPPLWESL; from the coding sequence ATGCCGCGTACAGTCTGGTACCCGGGACATATGGCAAAGGGCAAGCGCCAGCTTGAGGCGCTTGCCAAAAGCATAGACCTGCTCATAGAGGTGCGCGACGCGCGCGCGCCGCGGCTTTCGTCGTCGCCGATGCTCTCTTTGTTCGCGCCTAAGATAGAGACGCTCGTCGTGCTCTCAAAGGCGGACTTGGCAGATGAAAAAGTGACTAAGTTATGGGCCGACTATCTTAAAAAGGGCGGCCTCCCAGCGTGGCCTCTCGACCTGAGAAAGGGCGGCCTGACGCAGATACGGCGCGTGCTGCTTGAAAAAAAGCCGTCGTTCCGCGACCTTCGCATGGCCGTAGTCGGTACTCCGAACGTCGGCAAGTCAATGCTGATAAACCAGCTCGTCGGGCGCAAAGCGGCAAGCGTGGGCGGCATCCCCGGCGTCACAAAGGGCGTATCGTGGTTCAAAGGGCTCGGCTTTCTGCTTGTAGACTCGCCCGGCATCCTCGACCCGCACAGCGACGCGAGGGCGCACCGGCTCATCTCATGGATAGGCTCTTCGCGCGGACAGGTCATCGGAAACCTAGAAGAACACGCAAAGGACTGCATAAAATTTTTAATAAACAAAGGCCTCTGGGACGGCATAGAGGCGGCGTGGGGCGTGAAGCCCGAGGGAAGCCCCGCTGAGATACTTGAAGCTATCGGCCTCCGCCTTGGAAAGCTAGGCGCGGGCGGCATAGTAGATATGGAAAGTTCCGGCAGGACGTTCCTGGACGCGTTCGCCACAGGCAAATTCGGACGCATGAGCCTAGAGAGGCCGGAAGACCCTCCGCTATGGGAGTCGCTGTAA
- a CDS encoding SpoIVB peptidase S55 domain-containing protein gives MTKITRVLAAAAAIILFAQVALAAPRFVPQDPVMPLSQVKPGMTGYAKTVLSGTKISSFKVTIIGVVPRKTDPKNLIVIRVDDKYVRQNGGIAAGMSGSPVYIGGKLIGAIGYGWAFSDNNLGLVTPIEEMTRAMEWPDKIPWFDIPKPAPELPASADAAAPASKDVPPVQSGDKNTLALSDDEALSVDETICLSDDKLEKKMMPLAVDGISDRMAARLGRQLGVKVAPMGASAQAAGPVDLKWDPKPGAAMGAALAWGDFTAGGIGTLSAVSKDGKFLAFAHPMFNKGGVAYALMDANIVKIIPSVESSFKLGYLNKITGLVTQDRPQAIGGELGQLAAASSYTLRFKNIDTKETAQKRFQTVADPFVGPEVAATGLLGLVDSLWAQKTEGTALISYSISGGNLTPAWTRRNIFYSDKDVVKSMQKEIDGMGKVMSLNPFREISPYGVEVEVELTKTPRVMFIDKIEITDKKEFYRPGDKLKVDVTFRPWRKQPVVKSFGLTVPENSIAFCEITVRGGGIEEPQQEPLLSGIRSVSTFAELLKELSVKETNNQIIVEISGPEKDAKKKKAKTETAKEKQKSSDAKDLKDDSDKNKKPEPGRAAAQPKKDKKPTFTPEDLLEDRFVSEIRDERVKEGSLVIADTNYYIEGVLRKFIRVKSNVPEEDVIEDEIAQIIAEKENEKAAEAGDEEELPDDGGDEGDGDADGFSILTRTPRAR, from the coding sequence ATGACTAAAATAACGAGGGTGCTGGCCGCCGCCGCGGCCATAATATTATTCGCGCAGGTTGCGCTTGCCGCGCCGAGATTCGTTCCGCAGGATCCGGTCATGCCGCTTTCGCAGGTGAAGCCGGGAATGACGGGGTATGCCAAAACCGTCCTCTCCGGCACGAAGATAAGCTCGTTCAAAGTGACGATAATAGGCGTCGTGCCGCGAAAGACCGACCCGAAAAACCTCATCGTCATCCGCGTGGACGATAAATATGTGCGCCAAAACGGCGGCATCGCGGCAGGCATGAGCGGCTCTCCCGTCTACATCGGCGGAAAACTCATAGGCGCGATCGGATACGGCTGGGCCTTCTCGGACAACAACCTGGGCCTCGTCACGCCGATAGAGGAGATGACGCGCGCAATGGAATGGCCCGACAAAATCCCGTGGTTTGACATTCCAAAGCCCGCGCCTGAGCTTCCCGCAAGCGCGGACGCAGCGGCGCCAGCCTCAAAAGACGTGCCGCCTGTACAAAGCGGCGATAAAAACACGCTCGCCCTCTCGGACGACGAGGCTCTCAGCGTTGATGAAACTATCTGCCTCTCCGACGACAAACTTGAGAAAAAGATGATGCCTCTTGCCGTCGACGGCATAAGCGACAGAATGGCGGCGCGGCTGGGAAGGCAGCTCGGCGTCAAAGTGGCTCCTATGGGAGCCTCAGCGCAGGCGGCGGGACCGGTCGATCTCAAATGGGATCCGAAGCCGGGCGCCGCCATGGGAGCCGCCCTTGCGTGGGGAGACTTCACTGCGGGCGGCATAGGAACGCTCTCCGCCGTATCCAAAGACGGGAAATTTCTGGCCTTCGCCCACCCGATGTTCAATAAGGGCGGCGTAGCATACGCGCTGATGGACGCCAATATTGTAAAAATAATCCCAAGCGTCGAAAGCTCCTTTAAGCTCGGATACCTCAATAAAATAACCGGGCTAGTGACACAGGATAGGCCGCAGGCGATAGGCGGAGAGCTGGGGCAGCTTGCCGCCGCCTCATCGTACACGCTGCGCTTCAAAAATATCGACACGAAAGAGACGGCGCAAAAACGTTTCCAGACCGTAGCCGATCCGTTCGTAGGGCCAGAGGTGGCAGCGACCGGGCTTCTTGGCCTCGTTGACAGCCTGTGGGCGCAGAAGACGGAAGGAACGGCGCTCATCTCCTATTCGATATCAGGAGGCAACCTGACCCCGGCCTGGACGCGCCGCAACATCTTCTATTCCGACAAGGACGTCGTAAAATCCATGCAGAAAGAAATTGACGGCATGGGCAAGGTCATGTCGCTCAACCCGTTCAGAGAGATAAGCCCCTACGGAGTAGAGGTAGAGGTCGAACTTACAAAAACGCCGCGCGTCATGTTTATCGACAAAATAGAGATAACAGATAAAAAAGAATTTTACAGGCCGGGCGACAAACTTAAGGTCGACGTCACCTTCAGGCCCTGGCGCAAGCAGCCGGTCGTCAAAAGCTTTGGGCTTACCGTGCCGGAGAACTCCATAGCCTTCTGCGAGATAACCGTGCGCGGCGGCGGCATAGAAGAACCGCAGCAGGAGCCGCTGCTATCCGGCATACGTTCCGTTTCCACCTTCGCCGAACTGCTGAAAGAGCTGAGCGTGAAAGAGACGAACAACCAGATAATCGTCGAGATAAGCGGCCCGGAGAAAGACGCGAAGAAAAAGAAGGCGAAGACCGAAACGGCGAAAGAAAAACAAAAAAGTTCGGATGCGAAAGATCTGAAAGACGACTCGGACAAGAACAAAAAGCCGGAGCCGGGGCGCGCCGCGGCCCAGCCGAAGAAGGACAAAAAGCCGACCTTTACGCCAGAAGACCTTCTTGAAGACCGCTTCGTCAGCGAGATACGCGATGAGCGCGTAAAAGAGGGCTCGCTCGTCATAGCCGACACCAACTATTATATAGAAGGCGTGCTACGCAAATTTATAAGAGTGAAGTCAAACGTCCCGGAAGAAGATGTCATTGAGGACGAGATCGCGCAGATAATAGCCGAAAAAGAAAACGAAAAGGCGGCGGAGGCCGGCGACGAAGAAGAGCTTCCCGACGACGGCGGCGACGAAGGCGACGGCGACGCGGACGGCTTCTCCATCCTCACGCGCACGCCGCGCGCAAGATGA
- the dapF gene encoding diaminopimelate epimerase, with the protein MLKCFKMNGNGNDFLVIDNMDMSYGTDALTTMARRLCLRREALGADGVLVAERSQRADFKMRLFNSDGSEGEMCGNGARCIARFAFERGIVSSSEMDFETLGGMVHARATGSRAALDLAPVSVADAVVDAAASIEGFDFNYTFLTVGVPHAVIFEKKRSRGFQDYAPLGRAIRERLDLFPNGTNVNFAVPLENGVLDVMTYERGVEEMTLSCGTGSTASAIAGLLLGINGNCVDVKNPGGVNRVTLKFSDADTILPKLEGNVMMVAEMDVFEEAL; encoded by the coding sequence ATGCTGAAATGTTTTAAAATGAATGGCAACGGAAACGATTTTCTCGTTATTGACAATATGGATATGAGCTACGGCACAGATGCTCTGACCACGATGGCGCGCAGACTCTGCCTCCGCCGCGAAGCGCTCGGCGCGGACGGCGTACTGGTCGCGGAACGGTCGCAGCGCGCGGACTTCAAAATGCGCCTCTTCAACTCGGACGGCTCCGAAGGCGAGATGTGCGGCAACGGTGCGCGCTGCATCGCGCGCTTTGCCTTTGAACGCGGGATAGTCAGCTCCTCCGAAATGGATTTTGAGACGTTAGGGGGCATGGTCCACGCACGCGCCACAGGTTCCCGTGCCGCGCTGGACCTGGCGCCAGTCTCTGTTGCCGACGCCGTGGTCGACGCCGCGGCGTCGATAGAAGGTTTTGATTTCAACTACACCTTCCTCACTGTAGGCGTGCCGCACGCCGTCATCTTTGAAAAAAAACGCAGCCGCGGCTTTCAGGACTACGCGCCGCTAGGGCGCGCCATACGTGAAAGGCTCGACCTATTTCCAAACGGAACGAACGTCAACTTCGCCGTGCCTTTGGAAAACGGAGTGCTCGACGTCATGACCTACGAGCGCGGCGTCGAGGAAATGACGCTCTCCTGCGGCACAGGCTCGACGGCAAGCGCCATAGCCGGCCTGCTGCTTGGCATAAACGGCAACTGCGTCGACGTAAAAAATCCCGGCGGAGTCAACCGCGTCACGCTGAAATTCTCCGACGCCGATACGATACTGCCGAAGCTTGAAGGCAACGTGATGATGGTAGCGGAGATGGATGTCTTTGAGGAGGCCCTTTAG